Below is a genomic region from Bacillota bacterium.
CAACGTGCACGTTGTCTTCCAGATAATCAACTAGAGGCCGGAAGGCCTCCCGGCAACGCCTCTTCAAGAGGTTCCTGGTCACCGCGCCTCCAAGACGCTTGCCCGCAGCGAAACCTACCTTCGTGCCACCGTGCGGTACACCCCGCACGTACAGCACAAAGGCCGCATCCACGTACCTGTCCCCCGACGAACACGCACTGCGAAACTGGCCGGGCCTCCGCAGGCGCAAGTTCTTCCTTAACATCTTTGACCGCCTACGGTTTCAGGCGGTCAGTCGCTTGC
It encodes:
- the rnpA gene encoding ribonuclease P protein component, which produces MLRKNLRLRRPGQFRSACSSGDRYVDAAFVLYVRGVPHGGTKVGFAAGKRLGGAVTRNLLKRRCREAFRPLVDYLEDNVHVVVVVRGAARALKPGQIRERLCPLLRQAGVLKEGGSD